Part of the Impatiens glandulifera chromosome 8, dImpGla2.1, whole genome shotgun sequence genome is shown below.
AGATTCTTGTAATTGTGATAACCTCTTTCAACGAAaaaactttgtttaaaaaataaagcgatataattttttttagaaagccTTCccataattgaattaaaaatgtGATCTTAAAAAATGTTAGCACAACATGTGATATTGAAATAAAGAGCACTTAAGATATACTGGAACAATAACACCTAATAACATTTATGATGGTGTGGGCTGAAGATTGGAAACTTCCGTGtatcaaaattaaagaataataaaatctatttatataatataaaaaacataagttatcacatttttattttaacttaaattaaacaTGCATCGAagctgatttttttttgtttgttaagttcttattttaaaaaatgtataggTTCCTTAAAAACAATCTATTCAGGTTAATGAGAGAACTTATTAAATTTGACGAGATCAATACGAGAAAGAACAACTTCAAATAAAATAGGCATCAACCAACTCACCAATATTTTGGATTCTCATGTCCATGGATCGTAGTAGATTTGTTGATCTTTCAGTGTTATCTCAATCTCATACTTTATTCTTAAGCCGACTCAATACAATATCGATTACACACCATATTTTCACCTCAGTAAGTATTAACCTGTCGTGAGTTAGATTCTAACCAATTAAGTTAAAGTGAAAAATAATGTCTATACTAAGACATGAAATTCCCTAGCCATTTTTAGTTTCatcatttaaacatttatttcgAATTATACAAGATTTGTAATAACTCTATTTTTTGATTTAGTCTCAAATACGTACTCTTAGATTTCAATAAATTCTcaagaaaataataaagatcTGGATAGTACACTAATAGACCATGACTCAAATCAAGTACCAAAACCTATCCATACAAAATTGCTGGCACCAAATTTAACACTTTGAATAAATCAGTGGTCCAACCAAATGTAATGTAAATAAGAAGTAATCAACCtcatatgaaatatataatatgccCAAAATTTAAATCGAATTCATGATATAAATGACGAAACACAGTTAGGTAATTCTAAAAACATCAATGCAATCAACATGACGAGGGTTTTAAGATAAAGAAGACGAAACATCTTGAATACAACGCGGATAAATATGCTTAATTGTGTTGAGCGTAAGTTGGTTTAACATACATTTATAGATTGAGAGTGTTAGGGTTTCTTCGGAGTATGCGCATGGGCCTTGACGACCCAACCTTAGGCGCACAATCCCTTCTACCTTATTTCTttctattcttttttaaaacaaaatagaatGCGGTGCATGATCATTTTAGCcatattcattatcttcaagTTTAGTTAAACAAAGATCTAATACTTTTTATGTTAGGTAAACAATTCTCGAATTAAACccattttgtttattatttcaatttttatatatcacATTCTAACTACTCAATTTagaatacataataaatatcacTTGGTATTTAACTACATAATTAATACAACTTGGTATATAAATTGTACTTTGTTCaagaaaaatttaattattttctatgttttcaaagaaaaaaatatttatttttatataagatttgtgaagaaaaaaTTTACTCACGCTCTCACACtatttcttattaatttgtcattaaaatgatttttttgctCATGATCAAATGCAATTCAATTCAATATggaatgaaatatttatattgtacTTGGTGAATTGTTAGATTGTTTCATTCTATATATTTGCGCCATTATATTGTTAGGTAAATTCTTGTATTCTACATTACATCAATTCAATATTTGAGTGTATTGATATTTATTGGATCATGTATTGAATCATGATTGataattcttaataataaatttactaTGATACCTTCCAATTTAAAAGTCGAGTGGTAATTGCAATTCAggaattaaattttttgaagTTGTAAACGTtttatttaaactcaaaagaaaaaatcaaaataatttttaaacatttttagtgTCAAATCACATTAGAaagtaaaaacaatatttttaataatatatatgttcatCATACACAAGATTCACTATTGAATTTGGCATTCCTATTATGTAGATACAAGTGTCAATTGCCTTCCTTCATTGTCCACATAACCAGCTCCTCTGTTGGAAGAAAAGGGTGAGTCTTTATGCCTCTAAATTCTTAACTAGGgaggttttgtttgaaaaaaattaaattaattttaagcatataaaatcacaataatttggttagattttacgtcttttgtaattaaataaatacataaattaataataaataatattctgaaATAAACAAAGAATATATTCAATACATGCAATTGGACATTCAAGATGTAGTGAGAATGTAATTTCATTGTTGCTCccctaaaaatatattatttatagttCTAATAGATTTTAGTTGACTTAAGAAGAAAATaacaatcatttataaatacctttttataattcttaatacatatatattcaaatttgaaataaactaacaaaaaattaataaatatttaactagaACAAGATACATACTAGCCAAAGAATACTTATAAGTCATAAGTCATTAACATACATTATACTtacaaatgataattttttttttatcaaaatcgtAGTTTCACACACTGAAAAGTCCAAAATgaaaactatataattatttgacaaaatatatatttgccTCCACGACagtaaaaaaattgaactcataaattttaaagaataacgattaaccactagtaaaaaatgggTAATCGCGAACATATCCACCTATTGGTTTAAAGACCCATgggaattattaatataatagcGATTAGTTTGTAAACCAATCggaattatgtaaataatacaGATAGGTCTTTACACCAATCGGTGTAGTATCGAATATAATGCTGATTGGTTACAAAATTAATCACTATACTCCCATTAAACCCTACGAATAAAAGGCGCCAACTTTTGGCGCTTTTAGGCATCAGTAGTACCGATGAAAATATTCGTTATTTTTTAGAATCTACAACCTCGATAACATCTTAAATAacgtaattatattattttttatttctatgttTGTtgacttttatttcttttatttttattttctaatattattatttgttgttaTGCTCTAAAAAAAcgattcttatatttttattatataataatcatttaaaaataaaaataaaaaataaaatattcaaataatcagaattttattatatttatcggataagttcaaataattatttaaaatgaaaaaattatttttcaagttcaaataataatatttactaaaatttaaattccttaaaaaataataaatattttgtttacccatcttaatttgtaaataacataaataatgtgtttCTATTTGTGTTGTTTAACTGGTATATGATGCATTACTAGTATTTTTTAAGCATGTTTTGATCCTAGGTTCCAAAAGGTCACCATAAACTACTATATTTCCTAACAATTGAGAATTGAGTAAattcataaaagaaaagaaattaagatTTGTTATTTAGTCACTACTTATAAAGTTTTAAGTTTACCAAAATCtcttaaaatctaataaaagacCTTCTGtatttaaagaaaatacatTGAATTCAAAGTAAAAAATAGTaagtttaatgtataaataaataataataatattatattaaaacactgttttatttttatttttgtatttttgaaagTTAACACGACCACTCACATAGTTATTAGTCATTACCACTGTTTCAACTTAAAGTTTATAGTTATAAATTTTGACAATTGAACTAAGTTATATATTGtgaatagttttttatttatattaatgttaaatatgaaaataaatttatgatacaTTAATTTTCATACttgtaaaaatatcaatttaaacgtaaaaattaaaacaattgaacttatattactTGAATgctaattaatattaacatttcaagatatattttttacaataaaaagtACATTGAAAATGAGTTATAAGTATTAGTAACaagaaaatataactaaatgtcttaaatatttgtttcattcataacgcattttcattctttaacaCATTACAATTGTCTTCCACAACAAACAACGTACTTTAGTTTCCGCTAAGTTGGTTTATCCTTGCATGCAAATCACTTCCAACCTTCTTAAGCCAATCCTCTAACATTTTAGCATCACCCTCATTGAGATCCGAAACAGGAGTATCAATAATCGATTTCGTTTTACGTGCTTTAACCATTTTATCtatttgtttttctctttctttctcctTATCCAATAGATTCTTTACCTCAACAAGTTGGCTAGTTAGTCTAGCCAGATTTTCTCTAACAGACATCTCCATAAGAGAATTGGTTTCCATATTGCTCTCGAGTTTCTTATTATTGAGTAGTTTCATTGCAATCAACTCCATGTTCGGAGAAGAAAATGAGTGGAGCTTCCCCGTTGGAGATAAGATCATGATAATAAAATCGATAGCACAAACGAGGCTCAATTCGCTGATCTTTTTGTACAAACCACTACGGCGTTTGGAGAAAGTGACTTGTCGATCTTCTTCCCTCTCTCGGCGTTGGTCCATGGGAATTCTCTGACGACCTTTTGAACGCTTTTTTGCTCTTGCGTTGCTAGGGATGTTTTCCATTATACTCTCAAAATTTGAAGAAGTTTGATATGTGTCTCCACTTCACTAATAAGAATTGTATTTATAGATAATAGTGTggaaaataattactttaaaaattGACACAAAAATATCATAGTCATCAATTTCAATCTAATTTGATTTGGCAATCttcaaatatagaaaattaaaaagtttCTAACTTCTATTGTAACAATTTCAACTAAATTGaccaattcaaaataatttattatccggtcaatattaaacatttttaccatcttttgtttgatattcAATGTTTATTATTCCTTGTGAGTATTTTGACCacataaattatatgtatttgtttttctttgactattatttttttcaatcttacTATGTTATTCTTGTAATATAGACATGAAccacatataatatttttatttactcaCACATCTAACATCAACATCATAACATATttctttatttgtattatttatctagttttaaaaaaatatacaatattatttatatgtaatataaattaaagtggGCCTATGTTTTGTCCAATATTTTTGCCaataaaaaactttttatttacgAATCTAACCCTAAGGAGCTTTGTCATTGTTTCTTAGTTGGCAAGAAATGAAACAACTGTTGACTCTCGTAATAAGGTACTCCTCTCCCATCATAGCCACAATTTGATGTTGTTTTAAAATGCCAACAAAACCTTATTTTGATATCGGTTTCAAGCCCTCCTACATGTGAAATGATTCGCCCATCAATTTCAAGCTCTTCTTCGACAATCGATAACTCACAACCATCTTCACAACTCCAATCCCTCTTCATTTAATCATCTCGTACAGCTCGATCTCACTTAAACTTGCGCATTCAGTGTTCGAAAACATGCTCGTTATCCCACATCTCTTTGCTTGGATCACGATAATCATGTATGAAGAGaggatttcaattttatttccCACTAAGAATATTGAACTGAGGGGTTTGCGGTGGTTGAATATTGTGAAGTACGCCCTTACAGAAGTGCAAATCAAATATATGACTTTTTTTTCGAAAATAAGATTCTTGTAATTTGAGCTACCATGATAGGATAATATTGTGATAAGCTCTTTCAACGATAAAACctagtataaaaaataatgcaatataaatttttttaggaTGCCTTCCacaattgaatttaaaatgtgaTCTTAAAAAATGTTAACATAACATTTGATATTGAAATTAAGAACACGTAAGATTCTTAGGTACTGGAACAATAACACCTAATAACATCTAAGATGGTGTGGCCCGAAGATTGGAAACTTCAGtgtatcaaaatttaaaaaataaaatctatttatataatataaaaaatataagttgtcacatttttattttaacttaaattacaCATGCATCCTAGctgatttttgtttgttaagttctcctttaaaagaatataaaggTTCCTTAAAAACAATCTATGCATGTTAACGAGAGAACTTATTAAATTTGACGAGATCAATGCGATAAAGAAGAACTTCAATAAAAATAGGCATCATCCAACTCACCAATATTTTGGATTCCCATGTCCATGTCTGGTCGTAGATTTGTTGATCTTTCAATATTATCTCAATCGCATACTTCTTTCATATGCCATCTCAATACTATATCGATTACACCTCAGTAAGTATTAACCTATCGCGAGTTTGAATCCAACCAATGAAGTTAAAGTGAAAAATAATGTACATACTCAGACATGAAATTCCCTAGATATTTTTAGTTTCatcatttaaacatttattcatGAATACAAGATGCGTAataactctatttttttatttagtctCAAATAAGTACTCCTAGATTTCAATATATTCTcaagaaaataataaagatcTGGATAGTACAATAATAGACCATGACTCAATTCAAGTACAAAAACCTATCCATACAAAATTGGTGGCACCATCTTTAACACTTTGAATAAATCAGTGGTGGTCCAACCAAATGTAATGTAAATAAGAAGGAATCAACttcatatgaaatatataatatgccCAAAATTTAAATCGAATTCATGATATAAATGACGAAACACGGTTAGGTAATTCTAAAAACATCAATGCAATCAACATTATGAGTGTTTTAAGATAAAGAAGACGAAACATCTTGAACGGAACGCGGATAAATATGCTTAATTGTGTTGAGCGTAAGTTGGTTTAACATATAGTTATAGATTGAGAGTGTTAGGGTTTCTTCGGAGTATGCGCATGGGCCTTGTAGGCCCAACCTTAGGCACACAATCCCTTCTACCTTATTTCtttctattctttttttaaaacaaaatagaatGCGGTGCATGATCATTTTAACCCTATTCATTATttgttaaacaaaaatataatactttttatGTTAGGTAAACAATTCTCGAATTAAACccattttgtttattatttcaatttttatatatcacATTCTAACTACTCAATTTagaatacataataaatatcaatttagaatacataataaatatcacTTGGTATTTAACTACATAATTAATACCACTTGGTATATAACTTGTACTTagtttatgaaatatttaattattttctatgttttcaaagaaaaaaatatttatttttatataagatttgTGATGCAAAAATTTACTCACGCTCTTACACtatttcttattaatttgtcattaaaatgattttttttgctCATGATCAAATGCAATTCAATTCAATatggaataaaatatttatattgtacTTAGTGAATTGTTAGATTGTTTCATTCTATATATTTGCTCCATTATATTGTTAGGTAAATTCTTGTATTCTACACTACATCAATTCAATATTTGAGTGTATTGATATTTATTGGACCATTTATTGAATCATGATTGAcaattcttaataataaatttactaTGATACCTTTCAATTTAAAAATCGAGTGGTAATTGCAATTCAGGAATTAAATTTTTAGAAGTTGTAAACGTtttatttaaactcaaaagaaaaaaatcaaaattattattaaacatttttagtgTCAAATCACGTTATAaagtaaaaacaatatattttttatacaaatatatatgttcATCAAACACAAGATTCACTATTGAATTTGGCATTCCTCTTATGTAGACACAAGTGTCAATTGCCTTCCTTCATTGTCTACCTAACCAGCCCCTCTGTTAGAAGAAGAGGGTGAGTTTTTATGCCTCTAAATTCTTAATTAGGgaggttttgtttgaaaaaaattaaattaattttaagcatataaaatcacaataatttggttagattttacgtcttttgtaattaaataaatacataaatttataataaataatattctgaaACAAACAAAGAATATATTCAATACATGCAATTGGACATTCAAGATGTAGTGAGAATGTAATTTCATTGTTGCTCccctaaaaatatattatttatagttCTAATAGATTTTAGTTGACTTAAGAAGAAAATaacaatcatttataaatacctttttataattcttaatacatatatattcaaatttgaaataaactaacaaaaaattaataaatatttaactagaACAAGATACATACTAGCCATAGAATACTTATAAGTCATAAGTCATTAACATACATTATACTtacaaatgataatttttttataaaaatcgtAGTTTCACTCACTGAAAAGTCCAAAACgaaaactatataattatttgacaAAATATAGATTTGCCTCCAcgatagtaaaaaaaattgaactcatAAATTCTAACGAATAACGATTAACCACTAGTAAAATATGGGTAATCGCGAGCATATCCACCTATTGGTTTAAAGACCAATAATGGGAATTATTAACATAATAGCAATTAGTTTGTAAACCAATCggaattatgtaaataatacaGATGAGTTTACACCAATCGGTGTAGTACCGAATATAATGATGATTGGTTACAAAACTAATCAGTATACTCCCATAAAACCCCACGAATAAAAGGCGCCAACTTTTGGCGCGTTTAGGCATCATTAGTACCGATGAAAATATTCGTTATTCTTGAGAATCTAAAAGCTCAATAACATCTTAAATAACgtaatcatattattttttatttctatgttTGTtgacttttatttcttttatttttattttctaaaattaatatttgttgttATGCTCTAAAAAAAcgattcttatatttttattatataataattatttaaaaataaaaataaaaaataaatattcaaataatcagaattttattatatttatcggataagttcaaataattatttaatctgaacaatttatttttcaagttcaaataataatatttactgAAATTTAAATTccttaaaaaatcataaatattttgtttacccatcttaatttgtaaataacataaataatgtgtttCTATTTGTGTTGTTTAATTGGTATATGATgcattactattattttttaagcatGTTTTGATCATAGGTTCCAAAAGGTCACCTTAAACTACTATATTTCCTAACAATTGAGAATTGAGTAAattcataaaagaaaagaaattaagatTTGTTATTTAGTCACAACTTATAAAGTTTTAAGTTTACCAAAATCtcttaaaatctaataaaagacCTTCTgtatttgaagaaaatatattgaattaaaagtcaaaaatagtaagtttaatgaataaataaataataaaaatattatattaaaacattgttttatttttatttttgtatttttgaaagTTAACACGACCACTCACATAGTTATTAGTCATTACCACTGTTTCAACTTAAAGTTTATAGTTATAAATTTTGACAATTGAACTAAGTTATATATTgtgaatagtttttatttatattaatgttaaatatgaaaataaatttataatacattaattttcatacttgtaaaaatatcaatttaagcGTAAAAATTACAACAATTGAACTTATGTTACTtgaatgataattaatattaacatttcaagatatattttttacaataaaaagtacattgaaaatgaattataaGTATTAGTAACaagaaaatataactaaatgtcttaaatatttgtttcattCATAACGCATTTTCATTCTTAACACATTACAATTGTTGTCTTCCACAACAAACAACGTACTTTAATTTCCGCTAAGTTGATTTATCCTTGCATGCAAATCACTCCCAACCTTCTTAAGCCAATCCTCTAACATTTTAGCATCACCCTCATTGAGATCCGAAATAGGAGTATCAATAATCGATTTTGTTTTACGTGCTTTAACCATTTTATCtatttgtttttctctttctttctcctTATCCAATAGATTCTTTACCTCAACAAGTTGGCTAGTTAGTTTAGCCAGATTTTCTCTAACAGACGTCTCCATAAGAGAATTGGTTTCCATATTACTCTCGAGTTTCTTGTTATTGAGTAGTTTCATTGCAATCAACTCCATGTTCGGAGAAACAAATGAGTGGAGCTTCCCCGATGGAGATAAGATCATGATAATAAAATCGATAGCACAAACGAGGCTCAATTCGCTGATCTTTTTGTACAAACCACTACGGCGTTTGGAGAAAGTGACTTGTCGATCTTCTTCCCTCTCCCGACGTCGGTCCATGAGAATTCTCTGACGGCCTTTTGAACGCTTGATTGCTCTAGAGTTATTAGGGATGTTTTCCATTACACTCTCAAAATTTGAAGAAGTTTGATATGTCTCCGCTTCACTAATAAGAATTGTATTTATAGATAATAGTGAAGAAAAATTCgataaataattactttaaaaaaaattttaaacataaaaatatcatagtcatcaatttcaatataatttgatttttcaatcttcaaatatagaaaattaaaaaatttctaacTTCTATTGTAACAATTTCAACTAAATTGaccaattcaaaataatttattatccggtcaatattaaacttttttaccATCTTTGTTTGATATTCAATGTTTCATTATTCCTTGTGAGTATTTTGACCACATAAATTATtagtatttgtttttctttgacTATTAGTTTTTTTCAATCTTACAATGTTATTCTT
Proteins encoded:
- the LOC124913019 gene encoding agamous-like MADS-box protein AGL62, producing the protein MENIPNNSRAIKRSKGRQRILMDRRREREEDRQVTFSKRRSGLYKKISELSLVCAIDFIIMILSPSGKLHSFVSPNMELIAMKLLNNKKLESNMETNSLMETSVRENLAKLTSQLVEVKNLLDKEKEREKQIDKMVKARKTKSIIDTPISDLNEGDAKMLEDWLKKVGSDLHARINQLSGN
- the LOC124913018 gene encoding agamous-like MADS-box protein AGL62, with the translated sequence MENIPSNARAKKRSKGRQRIPMDQRREREEDRQVTFSKRRSGLYKKISELSLVCAIDFIIMILSPTGKLHSFSSPNMELIAMKLLNNKKLESNMETNSLMEMSVRENLARLTSQLVEVKNLLDKEKEREKQIDKMVKARKTKSIIDTPVSDLNEGDAKMLEDWLKKVGSDLHARINQLSGN